The following proteins are co-located in the Alcaligenes faecalis genome:
- the sufT gene encoding putative Fe-S cluster assembly protein SufT, which produces MSYFERHDVLVSRDCPAVSIPYGAPVTIEAGCTATITQKLGGSYTVMVEGNLYRIEGVDADALGFESQDKPEVFVPELPLSEKTIEDAAWIVLASVYDPEIPVDIVNLGLVYACHVNQTGPDTFSITMDMTLTAPGCGMGTMIADEARYKLETIQGVEKAVVDLVWDPPWSRERMSESARLQLGML; this is translated from the coding sequence ATGAGCTACTTTGAACGACATGATGTGCTGGTCAGCCGGGATTGCCCGGCTGTCAGTATCCCTTACGGTGCTCCCGTTACGATCGAAGCGGGTTGTACAGCAACGATTACCCAGAAGCTGGGTGGCAGCTATACCGTGATGGTAGAGGGCAACCTGTACCGGATTGAAGGTGTCGATGCCGATGCGCTGGGGTTTGAGTCCCAGGATAAGCCCGAGGTTTTTGTACCTGAGCTGCCCCTGAGCGAAAAAACCATTGAAGACGCCGCCTGGATTGTGTTGGCTAGCGTTTATGATCCAGAGATTCCGGTTGATATTGTTAATCTGGGCTTGGTGTACGCCTGTCACGTAAACCAGACTGGGCCAGACACGTTTTCCATTACCATGGACATGACGCTGACAGCTCCGGGTTGCGGTATGGGCACCATGATCGCTGATGAAGCCCGCTATAAGCTGGAGACCATCCAAGGTGTGGAAAAGGCGGTGGTGGATTTGGTTTGGGACCCGCCATGGAGCCGGGAACGGATGAGTGAATCAGCCCGTTTGCAACTGGGCATGTTGTAA
- a CDS encoding anti-sigma factor domain-containing protein, translating to MPSSSFSYSSSLDQLAAQDSQALDVLYDQEAPLMLALGQAVLGRRIDAEEVLRDSFVLLWKNAAGYDPDLGEGRAWIYSILRFRLLARLRQRTQSGDHQNALPAIKPQAGQRFIPAMGKLDGTSQRAMIHAYLHGNSYEQLGPQLNRSPAQLRALVQHGLQQLTALINESHANDPRHAVMIGEYTLGLLSKHELAQAHTLMQQNDQAARLALAWEQAWLELVDCLPPTLPAPTSLAHIHHTLGLPPPAARRQAGSTATATNEADKPEIASNVRADAPALKPERQEPSIKTGTPADNVAKTQSATRTEPRWSATNPNTNSKSDDHTPPFPTLLRADSDPSTKTAAVAPDPALSIAPTAVDTAKPVKSKPESVAVEPNHTPEPIAGERKSRGFAMPLPILLGGLAAVIILGLVIALLMNMNSEPPINVIEMEPRQAAILQAPGQSSTPAWIATVDPQGNVLLVPKVSTEVKATQSVQLWTHTPRGTQIRSLGLIDPNRPITVPATLIGTVEDEQIFEMTLEAKGGSNSGAPEGPVLYIGRIVSFGQLDNLPKTNTEAKASATHS from the coding sequence ATGCCGTCTTCTTCTTTTTCGTATTCTTCTTCCCTGGACCAGTTAGCCGCACAGGACAGCCAGGCGCTGGATGTCTTGTACGACCAGGAAGCGCCCTTGATGCTGGCTTTAGGCCAGGCTGTATTGGGCCGGCGTATTGATGCCGAAGAGGTGCTGCGCGATAGCTTTGTCCTGCTGTGGAAGAATGCCGCTGGCTACGACCCCGATTTGGGTGAAGGCCGCGCCTGGATTTACAGCATTCTGCGTTTCAGACTGCTGGCTCGTCTGCGTCAGCGCACGCAAAGTGGCGACCACCAGAACGCCCTGCCTGCCATCAAGCCGCAAGCCGGCCAGCGTTTCATCCCTGCCATGGGCAAACTGGATGGCACCAGTCAACGCGCCATGATCCATGCTTACCTGCATGGCAATAGTTATGAGCAGTTAGGCCCTCAATTGAACCGCTCTCCCGCCCAATTACGCGCCCTGGTTCAACATGGCTTGCAACAGCTCACTGCCTTGATCAATGAAAGCCATGCCAACGACCCACGCCATGCCGTGATGATTGGCGAGTACACCCTAGGCTTACTTAGCAAACATGAACTGGCACAAGCCCATACCCTGATGCAGCAAAATGATCAGGCCGCGCGCCTGGCATTAGCATGGGAACAGGCTTGGCTGGAACTGGTGGATTGCCTGCCCCCAACCTTGCCCGCCCCCACTAGCCTGGCTCACATTCACCATACCTTAGGCTTGCCGCCACCTGCCGCACGCCGTCAGGCTGGCAGCACGGCCACCGCTACTAATGAAGCAGATAAACCGGAAATCGCCAGCAACGTCAGGGCAGACGCACCAGCCCTCAAGCCAGAACGCCAGGAACCCAGCATCAAGACCGGCACTCCTGCAGACAACGTGGCTAAAACGCAATCAGCCACTCGCACTGAACCTCGCTGGTCCGCTACCAACCCCAACACGAACAGCAAGTCAGACGATCACACCCCTCCCTTCCCTACCCTGCTGCGTGCCGACTCCGACCCAAGCACGAAAACGGCTGCTGTCGCCCCCGACCCGGCGCTGAGCATAGCCCCCACAGCAGTCGACACGGCAAAGCCCGTTAAAAGCAAGCCTGAATCTGTAGCGGTAGAGCCGAACCACACACCCGAACCCATTGCAGGCGAACGCAAGTCTCGCGGCTTTGCCATGCCCCTGCCGATTTTGTTAGGTGGCTTGGCAGCGGTCATCATTCTGGGGCTGGTGATAGCCTTGCTCATGAATATGAACTCGGAGCCCCCTATCAATGTCATTGAGATGGAGCCGCGTCAGGCGGCCATCCTGCAAGCCCCCGGCCAATCGTCGACCCCGGCCTGGATTGCAACGGTAGATCCCCAAGGCAATGTCTTGTTAGTGCCCAAGGTCAGCACTGAGGTCAAGGCCACACAGTCGGTACAGTTGTGGACACACACCCCACGCGGCACACAAATCCGCTCTTTGGGTTTGATAGATCCGAATCGCCCCATCACGGTGCCTGCCACCTTGATTGGCACCGTGGAGGACGAGCAGATCTTTGAAATGACACTGGAAGCAAAAGGCGGCTCCAATAGCGGCGCTCCAGAAGGGCCGGTTCTCTATATTGGCCGCATCGTCAGCTTTGGACAGTTGGACAATCTACCCAAGACCAACACAGAAGCTAAGGCGTCGGCAACCCATTCTTAA
- the sufD gene encoding Fe-S cluster assembly protein SufD, protein MSLPDWVNSFAAQAAQAPGAGLPWLSAVRQRALDRFAQEGWPTTRIEAWHHTSLALLEQQRFAPQKSASAAELVASVRQQEDGYFLVFVDGHYDAALSHLNELPAGVRLASLSACLEQDADWLQQAYGDESRGASTAALNLALAQDGAALHIAAGKHLEQPVHLVFVRTQGGSASFTRNLISLESGASATVVEHYLGQDGADASLSSVVTRLNVSSDANLTHMKLQQEAVQDFHLAAIDVQQGRGSVFNSHSLSFGARIARNDIATVFNGERCETLFNGLYFVDGRRHVDHNTIIDHAQPNCQSREFYRGILADTARGVFCGRVLVGKGADGTDSVQRSDSLLLSKMARADSRPELEIYADDVKCAHGATVGQLDADSLFYLRSRGMTMEDARNMLIYAFAAQSLERIASESLRSRATVGINALLPGGLALGELA, encoded by the coding sequence ATGAGTCTGCCGGATTGGGTCAACAGCTTTGCCGCTCAGGCTGCACAAGCACCTGGAGCCGGCCTGCCATGGCTAAGCGCCGTGCGTCAGCGCGCGCTGGATCGTTTCGCACAGGAAGGCTGGCCAACGACGCGTATTGAAGCCTGGCATCACACCTCTTTGGCTTTGCTGGAGCAGCAACGTTTTGCGCCTCAGAAATCGGCTTCGGCTGCGGAACTGGTGGCCTCGGTGCGCCAACAGGAAGACGGCTACTTCCTGGTCTTTGTGGACGGTCACTACGATGCGGCTTTGTCGCACCTGAATGAATTGCCAGCGGGCGTACGCTTGGCCTCGCTCAGTGCCTGTCTGGAACAGGATGCAGACTGGTTGCAACAGGCTTACGGGGATGAGTCCCGGGGCGCTTCGACTGCTGCCTTGAACCTGGCTTTGGCTCAGGATGGTGCTGCCTTGCATATTGCTGCTGGCAAGCACCTGGAACAGCCTGTTCATTTGGTTTTTGTACGCACGCAAGGCGGCAGTGCCAGCTTCACGCGTAATCTGATTTCCTTGGAGTCCGGTGCCAGTGCGACTGTGGTGGAACATTATCTGGGCCAGGACGGGGCTGACGCTTCCTTGAGCAGCGTAGTGACTCGCCTGAACGTCTCCTCTGATGCCAACCTGACGCACATGAAACTGCAGCAGGAAGCGGTGCAAGACTTCCACCTGGCTGCCATTGATGTGCAGCAAGGGCGTGGTTCGGTGTTTAATTCGCACTCTTTGTCGTTCGGTGCTCGTATTGCCCGTAACGATATTGCTACCGTCTTTAACGGCGAACGCTGCGAAACCCTGTTCAATGGTTTGTACTTTGTAGACGGTCGCCGTCACGTAGACCACAACACCATCATTGATCATGCTCAGCCGAATTGCCAAAGCCGTGAGTTCTATCGCGGTATTCTGGCCGACACGGCCCGAGGTGTGTTCTGCGGTCGTGTCCTGGTAGGCAAGGGTGCTGACGGTACGGACTCGGTACAGCGTTCGGATAGCTTGCTTTTGTCCAAGATGGCCCGTGCAGATTCCCGCCCCGAGCTGGAAATTTATGCCGATGACGTCAAGTGCGCCCATGGAGCCACTGTGGGGCAGTTGGATGCAGATAGCTTGTTCTACCTGCGTTCGCGTGGCATGACCATGGAAGATGCACGCAATATGCTGATCTACGCATTTGCCGCTCAGTCCTTGGAACGTATCGCTTCCGAGAGCCTGCGTAGCCGTGCCACAGTTGGTATCAATGCTTTGTTGCCTGGCGGTCTTGCCCTTGGAGAGCTTGCATGA
- the sufC gene encoding Fe-S cluster assembly ATPase SufC: MLTIKDLRASVEDKPILKGLNLEIKPGEVHAIMGPNGSGKSTLSQVLAGREDYTVEGGSVDWQGQDLLEMKIEDRARSGLFLAFQYPIEIPGVSNAYFLRASVNAVRRHQGLPELDAMDFLKRVKEEMKIVGMREEFLYRSVNEGFSGGEKKRNEVLQMSLLEPKLAILDETDSGLDIDALRVVADGVNRLRSPERSLLVITHYQRLLDYIVPDFVHVLAGGQIIRSGGRELALELEERGYGWVLEQAAAEQKAKGAAV, encoded by the coding sequence ATGCTGACGATTAAAGATTTGCGCGCTTCGGTTGAAGATAAACCTATCCTTAAAGGCCTGAACCTGGAAATCAAACCCGGTGAAGTCCACGCCATCATGGGCCCGAATGGCTCGGGCAAGAGCACCTTGTCCCAGGTTCTGGCTGGTCGTGAAGACTACACTGTGGAAGGTGGTTCGGTTGATTGGCAGGGTCAAGACCTGCTGGAAATGAAGATTGAAGACCGCGCCCGTTCCGGTCTGTTCCTGGCATTCCAGTACCCCATCGAAATTCCCGGTGTGTCCAACGCCTATTTTCTGCGTGCTTCCGTGAACGCTGTGCGTCGTCATCAGGGCTTGCCTGAGCTGGACGCCATGGACTTCCTCAAGCGCGTGAAAGAGGAAATGAAGATTGTGGGAATGCGTGAAGAGTTTCTGTACCGCTCCGTGAACGAAGGCTTCTCTGGCGGCGAAAAGAAACGCAATGAAGTCCTGCAAATGAGCCTGCTGGAACCGAAGTTGGCCATTCTGGACGAAACCGACTCCGGTCTGGATATTGATGCGTTGCGCGTGGTTGCTGACGGCGTGAACCGTCTGCGTTCCCCCGAGCGTTCCTTGCTGGTGATCACTCACTACCAACGTCTGCTGGACTACATCGTGCCTGACTTTGTGCATGTGTTGGCCGGTGGCCAGATCATTCGTTCCGGTGGCCGTGAATTGGCTCTGGAACTGGAAGAGCGCGGCTACGGTTGGGTGCTGGAACAAGCTGCCGCCGAACAAAAAGCCAAGGGAGCTGCGGTATGA
- a CDS encoding SUF system Fe-S cluster assembly regulator yields MLRISKIIDYGTLVLTHMAGDPDRVFSASDLAAILGLGQPTVSKVLKLLGQHELVISSRGARGGYVLGRPAKQISVAQIIDALEDQPFGLTECVATPGACSVESDCHIRSNWQRINDIVRRTLEEVSVADMIRVPVNEFPLTHKPGPELKNRNKANTSNVELTE; encoded by the coding sequence ATGCTGCGAATCAGTAAAATCATTGATTACGGCACTTTGGTGCTGACACACATGGCTGGCGATCCAGACCGTGTGTTCAGTGCGTCTGACTTGGCCGCCATCCTGGGTTTGGGCCAACCAACTGTCAGCAAGGTGCTTAAACTGCTGGGCCAGCACGAGCTGGTCATCAGCAGCAGAGGCGCACGCGGAGGGTATGTGTTGGGCCGCCCCGCCAAACAGATAAGTGTAGCGCAGATTATTGATGCACTGGAAGATCAACCCTTTGGCTTGACTGAATGTGTAGCTACTCCTGGAGCCTGTTCCGTGGAGTCAGATTGCCATATACGCAGTAATTGGCAGCGTATCAACGATATTGTCCGACGCACCCTCGAAGAGGTCAGTGTTGCAGACATGATACGCGTGCCCGTTAACGAATTTCCCCTGACACACAAGCCGGGTCCCGAATTGAAAAACAGAAACAAGGCGAACACCTCCAACGTGGAGTTAACCGAATGA
- the sufU gene encoding Fe-S cluster assembly sulfur transfer protein SufU yields MSQDFDGLRELYQEVIFDHNRSPRNFEVIENASHFANGHNPLCGDQLAVYAVVEDGIVQKVSFVGHGCAISKASASLMTEAVKGLSLAEFESLFQDMHAMLTEAHPDRDLGKLEVLSGVREFPARVKCATLAWHTLHNAINQAKETAQTE; encoded by the coding sequence ATGAGCCAGGATTTCGACGGGCTGCGCGAGCTCTACCAAGAGGTCATTTTTGACCACAACCGTAGCCCGCGTAACTTTGAAGTAATAGAAAATGCCAGCCATTTTGCCAATGGCCATAATCCGCTGTGCGGGGATCAACTGGCTGTGTATGCCGTGGTTGAAGATGGCATTGTGCAGAAAGTCAGTTTTGTGGGGCATGGCTGCGCGATTTCCAAAGCCTCGGCATCTCTGATGACCGAAGCGGTGAAGGGCCTGAGTCTGGCCGAGTTTGAGTCTCTCTTTCAAGATATGCATGCCATGCTGACAGAGGCCCATCCCGATCGAGATCTGGGCAAGCTGGAAGTGTTATCGGGCGTGCGTGAATTTCCCGCACGGGTTAAATGTGCCACGCTGGCCTGGCATACCCTGCATAACGCCATCAATCAGGCCAAAGAAACCGCGCAAACCGAATAA
- a CDS encoding ABC transporter ATP-binding protein/permease, with amino-acid sequence MSVPPRPEVLDGVSGGLSTLKSLFPYVWRFKTRVVLALSCLLLAKVATVMMPIYLKRVIDALSLPATALMLPVAALLGYGAVRLASSAFGEIRDALFARVTQGSVRLIANHVFRHLLDLSLRFHTERQTGGLSRDIERGTKGVSFLLNFLVFNILPTLLEIALVCGILLWRYDWAFAAVTLGTITAYIVFTLLVTERRMRYRRAMNDLDSRANSRAIDALLNYETVKYFGNEDYEINRYDQNMGQWVQAAVRNQVSLNLLNIGQASIISVGVTALLFMSAQGVLAGTMTVGDVVLVSAFLTQLYAPLNFLGFVYREIKNSLADMERLFSLLRRKQEVKDAPNAQVLSCEQAGVRFENVSFAYDSRRKVIQNLSFEIPAGKTVAVVGSSGAGKSTLSRLLFRFYDVTEGRILFNDRELREWTQESLRRHIGIVPQDTVLFNDTILHNIAYGRPEASKEKIIAAARAASIHDFIESLPDGYDTVVGERGLKLSGGEKQRVAIARTLLKNPPVLILDEATSALDTRTERAIQAELNEIARDRTTLIIAHRLSTITDADLILVLERGQIVEQGTHSELLALDGAYARMWNIQQSLEG; translated from the coding sequence TTGAGTGTGCCTCCTCGTCCTGAAGTGCTTGATGGTGTCTCCGGTGGTCTGAGCACCCTGAAATCCTTGTTTCCTTACGTTTGGCGATTCAAGACTCGCGTGGTCTTGGCCTTGTCCTGTCTGCTGCTGGCAAAAGTTGCCACAGTGATGATGCCAATCTACCTGAAGCGGGTGATCGATGCGTTGAGTCTGCCCGCGACTGCGCTGATGCTGCCGGTGGCGGCCTTGTTGGGATATGGGGCTGTGCGTCTGGCGTCCAGTGCTTTCGGTGAAATACGTGATGCCTTGTTTGCGCGAGTCACGCAGGGTTCGGTGCGCCTGATAGCGAATCATGTTTTTCGCCATCTGCTGGATCTGTCCTTGCGTTTTCATACTGAACGCCAGACGGGAGGCTTGAGCCGGGATATTGAACGGGGCACCAAAGGCGTCAGCTTCCTGCTGAATTTCCTGGTCTTCAATATTTTGCCGACCTTGCTGGAAATCGCTCTGGTCTGTGGCATCTTGCTCTGGCGATACGACTGGGCCTTCGCGGCGGTGACCTTGGGGACGATTACTGCCTATATTGTGTTCACCTTGCTGGTGACCGAGCGGCGCATGCGTTATCGACGTGCCATGAACGACTTGGACAGTCGTGCCAATTCTCGCGCCATTGATGCCTTGCTCAATTACGAGACAGTCAAATACTTCGGTAACGAGGATTACGAGATCAATCGCTACGACCAGAATATGGGCCAGTGGGTTCAGGCTGCCGTGCGTAATCAGGTGTCGCTGAACCTGCTCAATATTGGTCAGGCCTCGATTATCAGTGTCGGGGTGACGGCCTTGCTGTTCATGTCGGCGCAAGGTGTGCTGGCCGGGACCATGACCGTGGGGGATGTTGTGCTGGTGTCTGCTTTTCTGACCCAGCTTTATGCGCCTTTGAACTTTTTGGGCTTTGTGTACCGCGAGATCAAGAATTCCCTGGCCGATATGGAGCGCCTGTTTTCCTTGCTGCGTCGCAAGCAAGAGGTGAAGGATGCGCCGAATGCCCAGGTCTTGTCCTGTGAGCAGGCGGGTGTTCGTTTCGAGAACGTCAGCTTTGCCTACGACAGCCGCCGCAAAGTCATCCAGAACCTGAGTTTCGAGATTCCCGCAGGCAAGACCGTCGCGGTTGTGGGCTCGTCGGGCGCAGGTAAGTCCACCTTGTCGCGCCTTTTGTTCCGTTTCTACGATGTGACGGAAGGCCGCATCCTGTTCAATGACCGTGAGCTGCGCGAATGGACGCAGGAGAGCTTGCGCCGTCATATCGGTATCGTTCCCCAGGACACCGTCCTGTTCAACGATACGATTTTGCACAATATTGCCTATGGGCGTCCCGAGGCCAGCAAGGAGAAAATCATTGCAGCGGCGCGTGCCGCCAGTATCCATGACTTTATTGAAAGCCTGCCTGATGGTTATGACACCGTCGTGGGGGAACGCGGTTTGAAGCTGTCTGGGGGCGAAAAACAGCGTGTGGCCATTGCCCGTACCTTGCTGAAAAACCCGCCGGTGCTGATTCTGGACGAAGCCACCAGTGCGCTGGATACGCGCACGGAACGGGCGATTCAGGCGGAGTTGAACGAGATTGCCCGCGACCGCACTACCTTGATCATTGCTCACCGTTTATCCACGATTACGGATGCGGATTTGATTCTGGTTCTGGAGCGCGGACAGATCGTGGAACAGGGCACGCACAGCGAGCTTTTAGCCCTGGATGGCGCCTATGCCCGTATGTGGAATATCCAGCAAAGTCTGGAGGGATAA
- a CDS encoding cysteine desulfurase yields the protein MNAPMPVTAAGLLNHREDFPILARPIRGQRLSYLDNGATTQKPRSVIEAEARFYEQSNANIHRGVHWLSQHATELYDQARSTVRAFLNAARDEEIVFTRGTTESINLVAYSWGMDNLKAGDEILLTGLEHHSNIVPWQLVAQRTGAVIRVVPVLDNGELDQEAFKQLLNEKTRLLGLVHVSNALGTINPVAEMTRQAHAVGAKVLVDGAQSVPHGVVDVQALDADFYTFSAHKLYGPTGMGALYVRYEILDSMSPWMGGGDMITTVSFEKSNYAPVPQRFEAGTPNIAGAITMAAAIDYLMDIGMQRIADHEALLLDYATQALLAMPGIRIIGTAAHKAGIVSFLVDGIHPHDLGTILDMDGVAVRAGHHCAMPLMTRFGIPGTARASFALYNDYADIDALLGSLRKAQKLFGVG from the coding sequence ATGAATGCGCCTATGCCCGTAACTGCTGCTGGTTTGCTGAATCACCGCGAGGATTTTCCTATCCTGGCTCGTCCCATTCGGGGCCAACGTCTGTCCTATCTGGACAACGGTGCGACGACGCAAAAGCCGCGCTCGGTCATTGAGGCTGAAGCGCGATTCTATGAGCAGTCCAATGCCAACATCCACCGTGGTGTGCATTGGTTGTCTCAGCATGCTACTGAGCTGTACGATCAGGCCAGAAGTACAGTGCGGGCATTTCTGAATGCCGCGCGCGACGAAGAAATTGTGTTTACGCGTGGCACCACAGAATCCATCAACCTGGTGGCCTATAGCTGGGGCATGGACAACCTGAAAGCAGGCGATGAAATCTTGCTGACAGGCCTGGAGCATCACTCCAATATTGTGCCTTGGCAACTGGTGGCTCAACGCACAGGCGCCGTCATCCGCGTAGTGCCTGTGCTGGATAATGGTGAGCTGGACCAGGAAGCGTTCAAGCAACTGCTTAACGAGAAAACCCGTTTGCTGGGTTTGGTGCATGTCTCCAATGCCTTGGGTACGATCAACCCTGTTGCTGAAATGACCCGTCAGGCACATGCTGTCGGTGCCAAAGTGCTGGTCGATGGTGCTCAATCCGTTCCCCACGGTGTGGTGGACGTACAAGCTCTGGATGCGGATTTTTACACGTTTTCGGCCCATAAACTGTACGGTCCTACCGGCATGGGCGCCTTGTACGTGCGCTACGAGATTCTGGACAGCATGTCGCCCTGGATGGGCGGCGGTGACATGATCACCACCGTCAGTTTCGAGAAAAGTAATTACGCGCCTGTGCCACAGCGCTTTGAGGCGGGTACGCCCAATATCGCTGGTGCCATTACCATGGCTGCCGCTATCGACTATCTGATGGATATCGGTATGCAGCGCATAGCGGATCATGAGGCCTTGTTGCTGGACTATGCAACACAAGCCTTGCTGGCCATGCCAGGTATTCGCATTATCGGTACGGCTGCACACAAGGCAGGCATTGTGTCCTTCCTGGTCGATGGCATTCACCCGCATGACCTGGGCACCATTCTGGACATGGACGGCGTAGCCGTGCGTGCCGGTCACCACTGTGCCATGCCCTTGATGACGCGCTTTGGCATTCCCGGTACGGCTCGTGCCTCCTTTGCCTTGTACAACGATTACGCTGATATTGACGCTTTGCTGGGCAGCCTGCGCAAAGCTCAAAAACTATTTGGAGTTGGCTAA
- the sufB gene encoding Fe-S cluster assembly protein SufB, which yields MSTVNEHLDTFLDRDYEAGFVTDIESETIPKGLNEDVIRFLSAKKREPEFMLEWRLAAYRQWLTMKYPKWSIVEYPPIDFQDISYYSAPKSKADGPKSLDEVDPELLRTYEKLGVPLHERARLAGVAVDAVFDSVSVATTFRKELEEVGVIFCSFSEAVREYPELVQKYLGTVVPPSDNFYAALNSAVFSDGSFVFIPKGVRCPMELSTYFRINARDTGQFERTLIIAEEGASVSYLEGCTAPMRDENQLHAAVVELVALDDAKIKYSTVQNWYPGDKDGVGGIYNFVTKRGECRGARSHISWTQVETGSAITWKYPSVVLRGDDSQGEFYSVALSNHRQQADTGTKMIHMGRNTRSTIISKGISAGQGINTYRGLVRITPKAENARNYTQCDSLLIGKHCAAHTFPTMEVQNPSASVEHEATASRIGEDQLFYAMQRGLTAEDAVSMIVNGFCKEVIKELPMEFAVEAQNLLGVSLEGSVG from the coding sequence ATGAGTACCGTCAACGAACATCTGGACACCTTCCTCGATCGTGATTACGAGGCAGGCTTTGTCACCGACATCGAGTCTGAAACCATACCGAAAGGTCTGAACGAAGACGTCATCCGTTTCCTGTCCGCGAAAAAACGCGAACCGGAGTTCATGCTGGAATGGCGCCTGGCTGCTTACCGCCAGTGGCTGACCATGAAGTACCCCAAGTGGTCGATTGTGGAATATCCACCTATCGACTTCCAGGACATCAGCTACTACTCCGCGCCCAAGAGCAAGGCCGATGGCCCCAAGAGCCTGGACGAAGTGGATCCCGAATTGCTGCGCACCTATGAAAAACTGGGTGTGCCCTTGCACGAGCGCGCTCGTCTGGCCGGTGTGGCGGTGGATGCCGTGTTTGACTCGGTCTCGGTTGCCACCACCTTCCGCAAAGAGCTGGAAGAAGTGGGCGTGATCTTCTGTTCCTTTTCCGAAGCCGTGCGCGAGTACCCGGAGTTGGTACAAAAGTATCTGGGTACGGTTGTCCCTCCCAGCGACAACTTCTACGCTGCACTGAACTCGGCCGTGTTTTCCGATGGTTCTTTTGTGTTCATCCCCAAAGGCGTACGCTGCCCGATGGAGCTGTCCACTTACTTCCGTATCAACGCCCGTGACACCGGCCAGTTCGAGCGCACCTTGATCATCGCGGAAGAGGGCGCTTCGGTCAGCTACCTGGAAGGCTGTACGGCGCCGATGCGCGATGAAAACCAATTGCACGCAGCGGTCGTGGAATTGGTCGCCTTGGACGACGCCAAAATCAAGTACTCCACCGTACAAAACTGGTACCCCGGCGACAAGGACGGCGTAGGCGGTATTTACAACTTCGTCACCAAGCGCGGCGAATGCCGTGGCGCACGTTCGCACATCTCCTGGACGCAGGTTGAAACCGGCTCGGCTATCACCTGGAAATATCCTAGCGTGGTGTTGCGCGGCGACGACTCCCAAGGTGAGTTCTACTCGGTTGCCCTGAGCAACCACCGTCAACAAGCCGATACCGGCACCAAGATGATTCATATGGGACGCAATACCCGCAGCACGATTATCTCCAAGGGGATTTCGGCGGGCCAAGGTATCAATACCTATCGCGGCCTGGTTCGTATTACCCCCAAGGCAGAAAACGCCCGCAATTACACCCAGTGTGATTCGCTGCTGATCGGCAAGCACTGCGCTGCACACACCTTCCCGACGATGGAAGTGCAGAATCCCAGCGCCAGTGTGGAACACGAAGCAACGGCTTCGCGCATTGGCGAGGACCAGCTCTTTTACGCCATGCAGCGCGGCCTGACTGCCGAAGATGCCGTCTCCATGATCGTGAACGGCTTTTGTAAAGAAGTGATTAAAGAATTGCCCATGGAGTTTGCGGTCGAAGCACAGAATTTGCTCGGCGTCAGCTTGGAAGGCAGTGTAGGTTAA
- a CDS encoding response regulator transcription factor, translating to MTTIIVMEPHTLFRLGIVRLLADTLPSAELLSMDYESMETGLQTRRCELLLLSVPSAEACLKLLADAHRSLQPSAVLLMAESYYELPALQDMPAGVMGHLLKTATPELMAASINLVLAGGSCFPSPVPQRPTTTMATSITKPSSPSPFPAQPDNLITSYEPVRWPPANPETEHLDEARLLGLTPRQYEVLVLLARGMTIKGVARQLNISSATAKAHAETLYMRMNVHNRNEAVYHAVSKGARLGMPNTPIEKAC from the coding sequence ATGACAACAATTATCGTCATGGAACCACACACCTTATTCAGGTTGGGTATCGTACGGCTGCTGGCAGACACCCTGCCCAGTGCGGAGCTGCTCAGCATGGATTACGAGTCAATGGAAACAGGTCTGCAGACACGGCGTTGTGAGCTGCTACTCTTGTCAGTACCATCCGCCGAGGCCTGTCTGAAGCTGCTGGCTGATGCACACCGCAGTCTGCAACCCAGCGCCGTACTCTTGATGGCCGAATCCTACTACGAGTTGCCTGCACTTCAGGACATGCCTGCCGGCGTCATGGGGCATTTGCTCAAGACCGCCACACCGGAGTTGATGGCGGCTTCCATCAATCTGGTATTGGCCGGTGGCTCCTGTTTTCCATCGCCTGTGCCCCAGCGTCCAACGACGACAATGGCCACGTCTATAACGAAGCCATCGAGTCCCTCGCCTTTTCCGGCGCAGCCCGACAATCTGATTACTTCCTACGAACCCGTACGCTGGCCGCCCGCCAATCCAGAAACTGAGCATCTTGACGAAGCACGGTTGTTGGGCCTGACGCCGCGCCAGTACGAGGTGCTGGTGCTATTGGCGCGCGGCATGACCATCAAGGGCGTGGCCCGGCAATTGAATATTTCGTCGGCTACGGCCAAGGCGCATGCCGAAACCCTGTATATGCGAATGAACGTACACAACCGCAACGAGGCCGTCTATCACGCGGTCTCCAAAGGGGCCAGGCTAGGGATGCCCAACACCCCTATCGAAAAAGCCTGCTAA